The segment aaaatttttataacataatgtttatttaatctttttattgtttacaGATTCATAACAACAAGTATGGCTAAAATAAACTTATAATTTCTTAAAATGGGATTAAACAAATGACTAAATTGGTTTGTCATTGGAGCCAAGATCATTTTTAAGTCTAGtgaggtaatttattttattttataatatagtatttattcagtaataattcaataatttgataatttattgttacagTTGCATCAAATTCATCCAGGGGCAAAAACATAAgccaatatatatgtaatatcaGATTTgcataatggaaaaaaaagtatataaaaagagAGTAACTGCTTTATTTAATGCTAAAATACCACATGAACAATTACAATCAAGTGTTAAAAGTGTCTTAAGGTACATCGTGAATTTTAGTTTGTGTTACCAAgtgctttaaaaattaatctatttgacaatttaacaattatcaaATACCGGTACACTTGAACTACCAACAAAGATCATCTACATGATATGCTTATGCTTCAACAATGATGAAACCCTGATAATGAACAATCGGTgcttaattatttacattttgcttgtgcaattgaatttatttattgactctaattattgttgttattaatgaACATTAAGTTGTTGGTTTTTCTGGGCTTTATCAATGTTGactaaaattttctttgataagCCGCTGTTGTTGCTCACAATAGTGAACCACGTGTTGCTCTTCAAGAGCTCAAGAAAGTTCTGCCTCTActagaaaaaatgttgaaaatattaactGCTGACTCGAGAGACATTTAAAGTGGTAAATcgttttcaaataataacaataaactattttaaaaGTACACAATAATAAGTTAAAAAGTGAATAATCAAGTCAATAAgaacaaaatattaacaataatttagtataaaaaaaaaacaacttaacGAATTTATAAACTATACAAGTTCTTATGTAGTATAAAAGTGGTGAGAAGTGATTATTGTTTCGTGCGTGTAGTGCTTGTGTTGTGTGTGATAATTGAACCTGTACTGCTGATCagataaaatcatcatcatcatcttcgaGATACTACATGGCCTTGGAGTATTTTGATGACCAGCCTGGGAAAATAAGCATCCTCTAAAAAGGTaagattttatttgtatttatgatTTCGTTTAAAACCCCATGATAGCCTATATGTTGATTAGAAGACGcgcatcatcattatcatgtaCAATGTACATCACTGTATATAGAAACATCAAGTAGTTTATCATTAAAACCATTGAAATTTGCTGCTTTAAGTTTATAGGCAAAAGCTATAAAGCATAggtttatgttaaataaatgaataaattaattaaaattttaattaaaattctgaATTTATTCACCATGAAAATGTCTAAATAAAGAATAAGATAAATCATAACAATAATAGTCAAATATGTTATTAGTAGTATCATAACTTATTACatattttcatacaaataaataagttacacattaattattatttctataggTAATTAAgtttacatatttaaaaaaaaaaaaaaaacaaaatgatttttcgTAACTGTAGTTGTGCGTCAGTTGCAATATGTTAATTGCAAAATAATCACTTTCAAacacgatgaaaaaaaaagaaaatattattaaattaattgaatgaaaattttatcattaaacatCTAATTTtgttaagtaattttttatcttgatctATTTAAAATAGCTCAGCATTATAAAaagtatgaatttttttttttttttttatttctttgtaacaaatattttatattaaaaatttccgtatacaatttttttttatttaataattttaaaaaactgtaaaattatataagtGACTACATATATAgtttatgtaataattatttatattgttgtatatattattcaaaccATTCAATTTGTCTTTGGTAAACACACTCTATGGTAGTTtaaagatttaatattttttaatttcaccaACGTGGAGATGTTGTGGATATTGTTTGTTGATTAATCAATGAAGGAGGTCcactataaattaaaataacaacaatattaataattattaattttacaaaaacatatttatatattaaatttaaaaattaataattatttttttacctccAAGCAATAACTGGTGCTAATCGTTCagttaatttttgataatttcttTCCAATTCTCTTTGATAATCTCTTTGATCTGGTCCAataagatttttatttcttctcaATGCATCaagacatttttttgaaaaatcctTAAAACAAAGTCGCAATTTATGTTGTAATTTTGAAGGTTGAATATTTTGTTCTTTAAGTcctgataaaaatacaacagcAACTTCAGCTGGTCCTTGATTAACAGTTGTTCCAATACAACCTTGTAATACCATTTGTAACATTTTTGGATCTGGTGGTTCTTGTTGTGTTGCTGCAGCAACttcagctgtttttttttgtatatcttCAATAGCAACTTCAATTGGACTAAGAACAATTTGTTTTCTAGCAACAACACGTAttcttgtttttaaatatggaaaatgtgTTGCAActgttaaaattgtttttcttttacattgTTCACGTAATTCACCATGTGCTTTACCACCAGGTGTAAATGGTGTTGCATAAATAAAAcgtttaacattaaaattacgATGAAATACTGTTGGTCTATGACGTAATTCATGATTTTCAAAATAAGGTTCAACATATGTTATTTGTACATAAGCTTTATCTGTTTCTAATTTACTTGGATCAACTAAATTTGAatcttttataataacaacattATCAGAACCAAATCTTTCagcataaaaattttcaagtcttgaaaatatttctggtaattttgttaatgttggttctttatatataaattcttcaCCAGCTAAATCACCAAATTTACCACCATAAAAACCAACACGAAAATATGTACCAAAAACACGTTTACCAGATAATTGTTCAACTCTAGTATATGCTTCATGAAGTTTACCATGTatatttgctaattttttataatcatgtGCTGATTCAGCAATTGGTAATAATACACGATAAACATCTGGTATTGCTTCATACATACCAGCAGCATGAAATGAACTTGCAGCATGTTCAAGTAAACCAGCAAGACCACTTTCTGAAAAATCTGGTCCAAGACAAAGACCCTCTTCTCTTCTTGCAAGTACATCATCACCAACAGCACTTTCTTCAAGTGCATTTGGTGATATTGTAGCAAGTGCAACAGCACCAACTGgtctaccaccaccaccaggttctaataaatgtaaatattcaGCAACTAATGCTGCTGAATGTATTAAACACATTGCAGCTTCtgtatgattttttctttccatATGTTGTTGTGCCATATTTGCTAACCATGTTAATCTTAAATCTGGTGAACCTTGATAACCTTTAGCAATTCTATACATAAGATCTAATAACATTTCTGGATCTTCTTGAAATTCTTTCATTTTAACTGTATCTGATAGTATCATATgaagattaaataataaatctttaaCTTGTTCAGGAAAACTTGTATCAGCAAGTTCAGTATCACGTTCAGCATAAACAAGTACTGTTTTAAGTGCACGTCTTAATGCACCTTCACTTGGTGCTCTACCACGTCCAACTAATGCTGATAATGATGTTGTTACTTGCATTTTAACTCGAGCAAAATTATTaccaatttcaaaattttgtctcattaataaatataaacttgcAGCAGCATGACTTCTAATAGCACTTAAACGTGAACTACAACGtgttaataatgttaaacAAAGATCACCACAACGTTCAGAttcttcatcaaataatacagaatgatatttaaatacaagtgCACGTTGTGTATTAAACATATGTTGAAGTACAGATGTACTTTGATTTCTTGCTAATGCACGAAGTAATACTTTAAGTACAGCACCAACAataacaccaccaccaccaccatcagcTTGTACAACTGATTCAAGTGTATCAAGAACAACAAGTGATGCCTCAGCAGCAAGAGCACCTTCAATTTGTGCATCTTGTTCAACAGCACGTCCCTCAGACATTTCATTTGTTCTATATGGCATTTGATCTTTTCTCCATCTTAATTTATCACCTGttattctttcttttcttCTAAGCATCATATCTGATCTAGCACTACCTTGACCTAATATAACATCTTCTAATCTTGAACGTATATCACTTGTAACATTTGCTTGTTGTGGTAATCtttttaatgctttttttcctttatattcaaATGCAGCTGTTACAAGATTTAATACTTGTaaaagatttaatatttttcttgctGATAATTCAGAACACCATTGTGCAAGTGCTGAACGTTCAAGATCTTTTAAAACccataaaaaacacattaaTAAATGTCTTGTTGATTCTGAACTTAATGATACACGACATTGTGATGATATATCAGttaaaccaccaccaccagcaaTTGCAAGTGCAACTGATTGTGTTATTGAGCCAGATTCATCagtataaacatttttatcttttgcaTCCCAATGATATAACTGTGGTAATGCAtccattaatatatttaataaaggTAAATATAATGCAGCAACTCTTGCTTTTGTACCTGGTTCTAAATATCTTGTATCATTATCATGACATCCCATTAAATGTCTTATTGTTCCAATTGCtttattttgtaatgatgGATTTGGTATTTCAAgtgtatttgataaatcagAAAGTACTAAACCAACTAAAAAATGTTGTTGACGAAATTCTTGACTTAATTCAGAAAATCTTGCACGTTCACCAGGTACTAGAGTTGATATTAAACTACCTGAACTACCAGTTGATGGACTTGGTGATACTGGTGCTGAACCAGATGTATAACCAGTACCAAATGGTAGATTAAGAGCAACATAATGCTCATGTGAACATATTGTTCTTAATAAATCaagttttaatgaaaataatgctgCTGAATCAGTATGATGCATTGATGCATCAGCAAGTGAACAACATGTTGCtcttattaatgataatacaaaTCCTCTATccattattgataataaatcagataaaaaattaccaatacttgatattaaatttgatgcaATTTTTGGATCTTTACCACAACGATTAATAACTTCCATTGTTAATGCTGCTGTTAATGTTGCAACATCATCAGTAAATTGAGGTGAAAATCTTGTTTTTCTTGGTGCTTCTAATGCACCAACTTCAGCAAGATGAATAACCATTGATCTAacaattaattctaaaaaaaaccatgaataaataatagctAATTCACGAGCTTGTCCAGTTGATACAACCCAATGTAATGCAATTTCTTCATGAAGTAATCTTCTTGATATTTGACTATTTATTAATGGTGCTTCTTGTCTCATTGATGCTGTTCTATCAAGACCTCTTGCATGAATTTCCATTTCAAGATCTTCAACAGGTAAATCAGGATTACTTTGTGCACGTATAACACCTGAACAATTTGATACTCTTGGTAATGTACATTGATATGCTGTATAAGTTGCTAAAAGTGCATGTCTACCATGTGAATCAACTTGTCCATCTGgtaaatttgttatattttttactaataaaCCAAGTGCCTCAAAAACAGTTGCagcaatatttaatgattgtgATGGTAATGTTGGTGGTacaactaataaatatattaattgatcaaATAATTGAGGTAGTGAACGTACtaatgatgctgatgatgattttgataattcaagtaGTGCATTTTTAAGTTCATTTTCCATGCCTGCTTCACCAATTCTTGGTGGTACTTGACATGTTTCTAATGATCCACAAAGACcaagaaatttatcaatatatttatcttgtgGATGTACACTTGAAACTGGTTCTAGTATAACATTAAATACACCTCTATGTGCATCAACCCAACGAGTACCTGGTAATTGTACATCTGGTgcaatatatgaataatttgaaGGTGGAAAATCAAGCATTGCTGGTAAACTAAATTCACCAGATTGTAAATGACCATCACGTAGTAATGGTAACCATGTATAAGCAACTGGTGTTTCAACATTTGGTTGTTCAGCTTTTTTTTGACAACTTATatgataaaatgtaaataataaatgatgtcGTGCACTTAAATCAGCTGGTAAACGTATTTTAActtcatcataaaaatttggatttttattatgatatgATACTGATGAATAATATTCATGTGTCATTTCTGGACATGATGATCTACCAAATATTGCAGTTAATGCATCAGCTTCTTGTTCACCACCCATTAATTGTATTCTAACAGCAATATTACGTGCTGAGCCTGttcttgaattaaaatttacttctTTTGGATAAACATACAATAAATTTCTGTATGTTAAATCAGGACCAATAATTTCAGATGGAAATTCAAGAACTTCTTTTATTGGACGACTTTTTTCATCTGGATATGGTGATAATCGTCGAAGATCAGGATCTAAACAACGTGATAAATCATCAGGACGTGGACTTAAATCAAGTTTTAATACACCAGCAAGACATTTTAATCTTTTAAGATTTGATCCAGGTCGACGTAATTCAaccaataatttataaagatcTTCATCACGAAGACGTTCACtttcttgtttaaaaaaacttttaactgTCAGTGTTATTGGTCGAAAACTATCAAGACAATTTGCAAAATCATCAGGTGACCAACTTCTTCGTTTATCTGAACTTCGTCTTTCTAATGAACCACGACGTGTTggttgttcaattttttttctccattgtTCAAGACTACCACCAGATTTACGATCAAGAGAACCAGCACTTCCTGTACTATCTGcatcactattattattaccaccactaccaccaccgACACCATTACCACCACCTCCAATAACTCCAGATAAATGAATTGCAGTCCATGCTAAAGGCATACGATATCTTCCTAATCTTTCACATGCTGCAATTGCTGCTGCTTTaactttatctttatttttatcatctcttAAATATGGCTCAGCACATTCAGATATATCACCTTGTAATACTTTTTCAAGTctaataactaaaaataaatctggacttggttttgatatatttaatacacaaCTTCTTGCTAATGTACTTGCATCACTATAAGCAATATGACTAccaagcattttttttatactctcaGAATTCAtatcaacataaaaattttctgatactttttttttttcttttgcatcATATAATGCAATTGTTGCAAATATTGGTTCAACTTCAAGATCAAGTTTAAGTTGTAAACATTTAATAAGAATTCTATGTGAAAATGGTTCTGATGGTTCTAATGCTGGATTTATTTCTGACCATTCATCATCAGGTGATGTTGGTGGTGAATAAAGTGGAAATAATCCATCTTGACGATCTTCACAACGTTTTTGTTCATTCATTTGATCAATTGTCTCTGGACAAACTCTATCAAGAAGACCAGGTAGCAATGGATCATGTTGAGAATGACGTAAATCTAAACTTGCCCATGAACCTCTTGGTGTATCAGAATTTGATACATCTTCATCGTCATTTGGTGATAAAAAACCACTTTGATCTTGATCAATTTCAAAATCTTGTCTTGGTGCATCTAAAAGTAGACGTTCTCTGGCAATTGGTGATGCTCTACCTTTACATTTACGATTAATAACAATCCAATCAGATGTAAATGTTTGTATACAACGTTTAACATATGGAGAAACAGTGTCAATTGATTCACTTGGAATAATTGGTtcttctgtttttattttacgttttattATTCTAAGCTCAACATCACCTGGTGGAAAATCAAGAATTTGACGTAGTGGTTCACGATCTAATATTGCCtgatgttgaattaaaaaatcttcatAATCAAGAGGTTCAAGAATTTCACATAATGacattgttgatgaaaaaccTGATACACTACTGCcactttttgataaattttgtgaaTATGATGTTGACGTTGCTATTTGACGTCTAACATCAGCAGCATGATGTTTGCTCAATTTATGAGCAAATGCACGTTGAACTGAcgacattatttattattgccaAATTACACCATCCtgaaaaaatggataaagtattatttattaatttaatcaacatAAGTATATAAATAGAAGGCTCattgtttat is part of the Aphidius gifuensis isolate YNYX2018 linkage group LG1, ASM1490517v1, whole genome shotgun sequence genome and harbors:
- the LOC122854608 gene encoding dedicator of cytokinesis protein 7 produces the protein MSSVQRAFAHKLSKHHAADVRRQIATSTSYSQNLSKSGSSVSGFSSTMSLCEILEPLDYEDFLIQHQAILDREPLRQILDFPPGDVELRIIKRKIKTEEPIIPSESIDTVSPYVKRCIQTFTSDWIVINRKCKGRASPIARERLLLDAPRQDFEIDQDQSGFLSPNDDEDVSNSDTPRGSWASLDLRHSQHDPLLPGLLDRVCPETIDQMNEQKRCEDRQDGLFPLYSPPTSPDDEWSEINPALEPSEPFSHRILIKCLQLKLDLEVEPIFATIALYDAKEKKKVSENFYVDMNSESIKKMLGSHIAYSDASTLARSCVLNISKPSPDLFLVIRLEKVLQGDISECAEPYLRDDKNKDKVKAAAIAACERLGRYRMPLAWTAIHLSGVIGGGGNGVGGGSGGNNNSDADSTGSAGSLDRKSGGSLEQWRKKIEQPTRRGSLERRSSDKRRSWSPDDFANCLDSFRPITLTVKSFFKQESERLRDEDLYKLLVELRRPGSNLKRLKCLAGVLKLDLSPRPDDLSRCLDPDLRRLSPYPDEKSRPIKEVLEFPSEIIGPDLTYRNLLYVYPKEVNFNSRTGSARNIAVRIQLMGGEQEADALTAIFGRSSCPEMTHEYYSSVSYHNKNPNFYDEVKIRLPADLSARHHLLFTFYHISCQKKAEQPNVETPVAYTWLPLLRDGHLQSGEFSLPAMLDFPPSNYSYIAPDVQLPGTRWVDAHRGVFNVILEPVSSVHPQDKYIDKFLGLCGSLETCQVPPRIGEAGMENELKNALLELSKSSSASLVRSLPQLFDQLIYLLVVPPTLPSQSLNIAATVFEALGLLVKNITNLPDGQVDSHGRHALLATYTAYQCTLPRVSNCSGVIRAQSNPDLPVEDLEMEIHARGLDRTASMRQEAPLINSQISRRLLHEEIALHWVVSTGQARELAIIYSWFFLELIVRSMVIHLAEVGALEAPRKTRFSPQFTDDVATLTAALTMEVINRCGKDPKIASNLISSIGNFLSDLLSIMDRGFVLSLIRATCCSLADASMHHTDSAALFSLKLDLLRTICSHEHYVALNLPFGTGYTSGSAPVSPSPSTGSSGSLISTLVPGERARFSELSQEFRQQHFLVGLVLSDLSNTLEIPNPSLQNKAIGTIRHLMGCHDNDTRYLEPGTKARVAALYLPLLNILMDALPQLYHWDAKDKNVYTDESGSITQSVALAIAGGGGLTDISSQCRVSLSSESTRHLLMCFLWVLKDLERSALAQWCSELSARKILNLLQVLNLVTAAFEYKGKKALKRLPQQANVTSDIRSRLEDVILGQGSARSDMMLRRKERITGDKLRWRKDQMPYRTNEMSEGRAVEQDAQIEGALAAEASLVVLDTLESVVQADGGGGGVIVGAVLKVLLRALARNQSTSVLQHMFNTQRALVFKYHSVLFDEESERCGDLCLTLLTRCSSRLSAIRSHAAASLYLLMRQNFEIGNNFARVKMQVTTSLSALVGRGRAPSEGALRRALKTVLVYAERDTELADTSFPEQVKDLLFNLHMILSDTVKMKEFQEDPEMLLDLMYRIAKGYQGSPDLRLTWLANMAQQHMERKNHTEAAMCLIHSAALVAEYLHLLEPGGGGRPVGAVALATISPNALEESAVGDDVLARREEGLCLGPDFSESGLAGLLEHAASSFHAAGMYEAIPDVYRVLLPIAESAHDYKKLANIHGKLHEAYTRVEQLSGKRVFGTYFRVGFYGGKFGDLAGEEFIYKEPTLTKLPEIFSRLENFYAERFGSDNVVIIKDSNLVDPSKLETDKAYVQITYVEPYFENHELRHRPTVFHRNFNVKRFIYATPFTPGGKAHGELREQCKRKTILTVATHFPYLKTRIRVVARKQIVLSPIEVAIEDIQKKTAEVAAATQQEPPDPKMLQMVLQGCIGTTVNQGPAEVAVVFLSGLKEQNIQPSKLQHKLRLCFKDFSKKCLDALRRNKNLIGPDQRDYQRELERNYQKLTERLAPVIAWSGPPSLINQQTISTTSPRW